One region of Streptomyces davaonensis JCM 4913 genomic DNA includes:
- a CDS encoding isocitrate lyase/PEP mutase family protein yields MTTTAGSRLRALLADGELITAPGVFDGLSAALVARTGFKAGYLTGAGVAVAGYGLPDIGLLTQTEMTERARVVVEALGDVPLIADADTGYGAPMNVVRTLRAYEKAGVAAIQLEDQAFPKKCGHLPDKELISADEFTVKLTAALDARTDPDLLVIARTDARAPLGIDEAIDRANHYAEVGADVIFVEAPENLDEIERIARSVQAPLLINMVQGGLTPDTAPDKLAALGYRIAIHPGALLAPYVLHGLDALGRLGGTMPDVTAGPQGLFELVGLREWSAVGERYRDNTKDGA; encoded by the coding sequence ATGACCACCACCGCAGGATCCAGGCTTCGCGCCCTCCTCGCCGACGGCGAACTCATCACCGCGCCCGGCGTCTTCGACGGGCTGTCCGCCGCACTCGTCGCCCGCACCGGCTTCAAGGCCGGATACCTCACCGGCGCGGGCGTCGCCGTGGCCGGCTACGGCCTGCCCGACATCGGACTCCTGACCCAGACCGAGATGACCGAACGGGCCCGCGTCGTCGTCGAAGCGCTCGGTGACGTCCCCCTCATAGCCGACGCGGACACCGGCTACGGCGCACCCATGAACGTCGTCCGCACCCTGCGCGCCTACGAGAAGGCCGGCGTCGCCGCCATCCAACTGGAAGACCAGGCCTTCCCCAAGAAATGCGGGCACCTGCCCGACAAGGAACTCATCAGCGCCGACGAGTTCACCGTCAAGCTGACCGCGGCACTCGACGCCCGCACCGACCCCGACCTGCTGGTCATCGCCCGCACCGACGCCCGCGCACCGCTCGGTATCGACGAAGCCATCGACCGGGCCAACCACTATGCCGAGGTCGGCGCGGACGTCATCTTCGTCGAAGCACCCGAGAACCTCGACGAGATCGAGCGGATCGCCCGCTCGGTCCAGGCGCCGCTGCTCATCAACATGGTTCAGGGCGGGCTCACCCCCGACACCGCCCCCGACAAGCTCGCCGCCCTCGGCTACCGGATCGCCATCCACCCCGGCGCCCTCCTCGCCCCCTACGTCCTGCACGGCCTGGACGCCCTCGGCCGCCTCGGCGGCACGATGCCCGACGTCACCGCCGGGCCCCAGGGCCTGTTCGAGCTCGTCGGCCTGCGCGAGTGGTCCGCGGTCGGTGAGCGCTACCGCGACAACACCAAGGACGGTGCCTGA